The sequence TTTACGGCTTCTTTATTTTTTATGTTTCTGAATTTAATATGTGTGAGTGAAATCATTACCCAATTGATGATTAGACACGAAACCACCAAAGACATTAATATTTTAAAAGCATGTTCAGGAACAAATTTGTTAATGATGATACAAATTCCAGCAAAACAACTTGATACAATTATGGCTCTTGTAGGAGAAGCATTTTTGTTTAAATATTTTAAAAATTTAGGTGCATTTCCTTGTTCAGCTAATCCGTATAACATGCGGCTGTTGCTATAAACTGACGAATTATAAACCGATAATGCAGCGGTTAAAACAATTAGATTTAGGGCATTTGCAATAAGATTTGTTCCTGAAATTTCATTTCCAAATAAATTAAAATGCAATCCTTTTAGGTTGTCGAAAACTGTTACAAACGGACTTGTTTCTGTGGTAATATTTGTCCAAGGTGTAAGTGAAAATAAAATTATTAACGCTCCAACATAAAAAATTAAGATTCTGTAAATAACTTGATTGGTTGCTTTTGGAATATTCTTTTCTGGATTTTCGGCCTCGGCTGCCGTGATTCCAATTAACTCTAAACCACCAAACGAAAACATGATAATTGCCATTACCGAAAGCAAACCTTGATAGCCGCTTTCTGTTTTTTCAAACCAACCTTTCGGAAAAAAACCTCCGTTATTAGTTAAGTTTGCAATAGTTGCTTGTTCACCACCTGTTCCTGAAATTAATAGATAACATCCAAAAATAATCATTGCTACAATGGCAACTACTTTTATAATTGAAAACCAAAATTCGGCTTCTCCAAACATTTTTACCGAGCCTAAATTCAAAGCTGTAATGGCTACGAAAAAGAATGAGCTTGAAGCCCATAACGGAATTTCAGGCCACCAATATTGTACGTAAATACCGATAGCCGTAAGTTCTGACATCGAAACTAAGATATATAAAATCCAATAGTTCCAACCAGATGAATAACCTGCAAACTTGCCCCAATATTTATAGGCAAAGTGAGAAAAACTTCCAGAAACGGGTTCTTCAACAACCATTTCGCCTAGTTGACGCATAATAAAAAAGGCAATAATACCTGCAAAAGCATATCCTAAAATTACCGAAGGTCCGGCTAAAACAGCAGCAGGTCCAATTCCTAAAAAAAGTCCAGTACCGATTGCACCGCCTAATGCGATAAGTTGAATATGACGATTAGAAAGTCCACGTTTTAACTCATGCCTTTCTTGATTTTTTAAATCCTTCAAAATTTAGTTTTATTAGTTTGGTAGATGCGAAAATAAAGGATTATTTTATAAAATCAATAAAAAAGCGAACACGTTTAAAAATTTAGAATAAATACCCATTTAGGATTAGCCGTAAACTCGCCATCTAAATTTTGTTTGAAATAATATATTTTCGAATTAGAATGTTCCATTCCCCATCGAACAATTTGTAAACTTTGAATGGCTGACCATTTGGTTTCTACTTCTGTGATATCAGAAGGACCATTGGTTAACTCAATCGCTGTTTGTGGTAATGTTACAAAATCGTTTGTAAGAACTCGCTCAAAATGCGAAGAATCTAATAATGGATTGGGGATTATTATTTGTCCATTACCATTAAAAATTTGAGTAGCATAATAAATGAGTTGATTTGCCTCAACAAAATTTACTTTTATATATCCAGCATCTTGAGCAGGAATATTTTCAACACTTAAATTAAAACTACCATTTTGTTCATTGTAATAGTAAATAGTCCCACCTTCAAAAGTTTGAGTTGCATCATCAACAATTAAAACAGCAATTCGGTCACCTGGAAGATATGGCTCTGGATAATCATCTCCTTCTGGACAGCCACACATCGAAGCACAAAGAGGGATAATCATCATCAAAATTAAACTTTTAAAACCCATCATATTTTCTATTTTTTTAATTAAGTAAAACAATCATAAATCATATTGCTATAAAATGAGTACAATGTAAATTTCGTTTTTATCCTTTTCTACGTTCTAAAAGAACCATCATTTTTAAACTTAAAACCAAAAGTTCTTCTGGAATTTCAGTAGTTCCGGTTTTTGTAACTTCAAATTTTCGACCAAAGAACGAAGGTTTTTTGTATAAGGTTACTAAAACTTTTCCGTTTAAGTCTTTCACATCGTATTTCGGATTGAAGAAGTAACCTGTAAAAAATCCAACAACAGGAATTTCTCCAACCATGCTATCCCAAATTTTAACCCAAGCATTTCGTTCTCGAATTTCATATTTGTGTTGGTCTTTTTCGTCGAAGATATCATATTTGGTTTTCCAAATAGAAACCCAACCTTTTCGAGCTACCTTTCCTAAATATTTACCCGAATTATCCGTAAAATTATAAGCTGTATTAAAATCAATCCATTTGTTGGCGTTAATTTTATACTTTAAATTGGTTTTGTTAGAATTGTCAAAAACTTCAATTTCATCAACGAACTTAAACATTTTTTGACGAACATAAGAAATGGTGCGATTTGAAGCATCTGTAACTTCAAAATCATTAGATAAAGTAGTAACCTTGAATTTAAAATTCAATGGAAATTGTAAATTATTCATAAGTAGTAGTTTAAAGATTTAAATATAATGTTTTTTTTGATTCATACTAATCTTATCTTTGTAAAAAGATTTCAGGATGAAAGAATATATAAAAGTGATTGGTTTCGACGCAGATGATACGTTATTTATTAACGAACCTTATTTTGATGAAGCTGAAGAAAAATTCTGTGCTTTATTTGAAGATTTTCTTTCTAAACAAAGTATTTCTCAAATCTTATTTCAAACACAAATAGATAATTTACCTTTTTACGGATATGGAATTAAAGGTTATATCTTATCGATGATTGAAGCTGCTAATAAAATTTCTGATGGGAAAGTGTCCATAAAAGTAACTGCTAAAATTCTTGAAATTGGAAAAAATCTACTTCAAAAACCGATTGTTTTATTAGATGATATTGAAGAAACTTTAAAACAACTTCACGGAAAATATAAATTAATTGTCGTTACTAAAGGTGATTTAAAAGATCAACACAGAAAAGTTAGTTTGTCTGGTTTAGGACCTTATTTTCACCACATCGAAGTTTTAAGTGAGAAAGAAGAAATAGATTATGAAAAACTTTTAAAACGTTTAGATATTGATGCTTCAGAATTTTTAATGATCGGAAATTCATTAAAATCAGATGTGCTTCCGGTTTTAAATATTGGCGGAACAGCGATTCATATTCCGTTTCACACCACTTGGGCGCACGAACGCATCGACCACGAAATTGTTCATGACAAATTTTATACAGCAATAACAAACGCTGACATTTTACCATTGCTTTTATAATGAAACAAATTATAGATCTTGAAAATTGGAATAGAAAAGAACATTTCGAATTCTTTTCCGCGATGGAGGAACCCTTTTACGGTGTGGTTACCGAAGTTGATGTAACGATTGCCTACAAAGAAGCCAAACGCAAAAACATTTCATTTTTTAATTATTACCTGCACAAAGTTTTATTTGCAATTAATGAAACCGAAAATTTCAGGTTGCGAATTGAAGATAAGCAAATTGTTTTACACGACGAAATTGATGCTTCGGCAACTGTGATGCGTGCTGATAAAACTTTCGGATTTTCGTTTATGAAATACATCGCGGATGAAAACGAATTTTCTGATTATGCGATTAAAGAAATTGAACGTGTTCAAAACACCACAGGTTTACTTTTAAAAAGTAATTGGAAAGAAAACATCATACATTTTTCGGCAGTTCCGTTTGTGAATTTTTCTGGATTAACGCACGCGCGTAGTTTTACTTGGCCGGATAGTTGTCCGAAAATTTCTGTAGGAAAAGTTTTTGAACGCGACGGTAGAAAAATTTTCAACATAGCCGTTTATGTGCATCACGGTTTGGTTGATGGTTATCATATTGGTTTGTTTCTCGAAAATTTACAAAATAGTTTAGATAAATAAAGCTGAAGTAATCTTCAGCTTTATTTAATTTCAAATTTGGCTTGAATTTCAAATTTTAATAATATCGGTTTAAAACCAATTTCATTTTTATTTTCGTTAGTATCTACAGAAATATTTGACATAAATTCAGGAGCTTTTGAAAGATAAACATCTGTATTTTCCTTAATTTCAAGTGCATTTCCAACTTTTTGGTTGATACTTTCTAATAAATAAGTAGCTTTATTTTTTGCAGCTTGTAAGGCAAGAATTTTTACTTCTTTGCGATACATTTCAATTTCAGAATGAGTCATTTCTTGTATGTAAAACGATTTTACATTAGCGTTATCAAACGCGTCCAAAGCACGGTTAACTTCTTCGATTGTATTCAGTTTTAATTCGAATTGTTTTTGTGTGACTAATTGATTTGTTTTTTTACGAACACGTAATTGATGTGCGTTGGCATTATTTAAAGACAATTTAGTTAACTCAATCTTTTGATTTTTAAGCTCGTTTAGAAATAACGTTTCTTGTTCATCGATTGTAATTTTATTTCTACCGTCTATTTGCTCTTTTAAAGTGATACTGAAAATAATTTCGTTCGGTATAATTTCTTTTTCAGCAGTTCCAATAACTTCAATAAATGGAGATGTTTGTAAGTTTTGTGCTTGAATGAATGTTGTAAAAAACAATAAAATAAGAAGATACGTATTTTTCATGGATTTTTTATTTAAATAAATTAAAACTGAAAGTTACTTCAGCTTTTTACTTTTAAGATGGCATCGTAAAGGTCTTTGTTTTTTTGAAACGCGTTGATATAAAAAATTTCATTTCTATTGGTAACTATTTTTAGACGTTCATTTTTCATAAATTTTTGAGGTAAAAAAATGACTTCTTTAACTTCCGAAAAATGAATATCATAATCAGATTCTGCAATATCTAAACGTTGTTTATCAACAAAAGCAAAACGTTTATTGGTAATAAAAAAGTTTCCTGAAACCCAATTGAATTTTGTTTGTTTGATGTTTACACCAAAAAGATTTAAAATTTCTTCATTCGTTTTTAATTTTAAATCTAAATTTTTATAAGGTTTAGAACCTCGATTCATCATCAGGCTTAATAGTATTCCGGTTAAAATAGCCCATAATACATTTGTGTATTGGAATTTGAATACGAATTGATCTAAAATCAATCTGATGATAAAAAAAAGGACAAACCCTAAAATAAAATAATTGTAATTAATCTTCATAAGCAAAATAATAAATGGTTAGTTGAGTAAAAATACATTTTTTTAACAATTATGCAACTATTTTTTTATTTGAATTTTGAATAAAAAATTAAAACAAAGCACTAACCAAATCTTCTATTTTTGAAACTAAAACCACTTCAATTTGTTTAGATTGATAAGTGATTTTATTGTATTTGGAAATGTAAATTTTAGAGAAACCTAATTTCTCTGCTTCTTGAATACGTTGGTCTACACGATTTACCGGACGAATTTCGCCTGAAAGTCCGACTTCACCTGCGAAACAAAAATCTTTAGAAACGGCATCATCTTCGTTTGAAGAAAGAATAGAAACGACAACAGCCAAATCAATTGCTGGGTCATCAACAGAAATTCCCCCTGTGATATTTAAGAAAACGTCTTTCATTCCTAAACGGAAACCAGCACGTTTTTCTAAAACAGCTAAAATCATGTTCAAGCGTTTTAGATTATAACCGGTTGCGCTTCGTTGCGGAGTTCCATAAACCGCTGTACTTACCAACGCTTGTACCTCAATCATCAGCGGACGCATGCCTTCTAAAGTGGATGCAATCGCAGTTCCAGAAAGTTCTTCTTGTCGGTGCGAAAGTAAAATTTCAGACGGATTTGAAACTTCTCGTAAACCCGAACCTTGCATTTCGTAAATTCCTAATTCGGCAGTTGAACCAAAACGATTTTTTAATGCACGAAGAATTCGGTACACGTGATTTCTGTCGCCTTCAAACTGAAGAACGGTATCAACCATGTGTTCTAAAATTTTGGGTCCTGCTATATTACCGTCTTTAGTAATATGCCCGATCAAAATTACAGGTGTTGAGGTTTCTTTTGCGAATTTAATCAACTCGGCAGTAGTTTCTTTAATCTGAGAAATAGTTCCGGCAGAAGCTTCGATATAATCGGTATGTAAAGTTTGAATCGAATCAATAATCAAAACATCAGGTTGAATATCTTCGATTTGCTTAAAGATATTTTGGGTATTCGTTTCCGTCAGAATATAACAAGTAGTATTATTCGGATTTACACGTTCGGCACGCATTTTAATTTGTTTCTGACTTTCCTCGCCAGAAACATATAAAACCTTATAAGGTAATTTTAACGACAATTGAAGCAACAACGTACTTTTTCCGATTCCGGGTTCGCCACCTAAAAGCACCATCGAACCAGGAACTAATCCACCACCAAGAACTCGGTTTAATTCGCCGTCTAACGTATTTAATCGGACTTCTTGCGAACTGTCAATTTCGTTTATCAATAAAGGTTTTGAAGCGCGTTTAACACCTAAAGTAGATTTGGTTTGCCAAGCTACTTTTTCTTCTTTTTGCACCACTTCTTCAACAATGGTATTCCACTGTTTACAAGCTGTACATTGACCTAACCATTTTGAAAATTGCGTTCCACAAGAGGAACAAAAGAAAGCCGTTTTTACTTTTGCCATATCATTTTAAATATAGCGTGAAGTTACGAAATTATTTATTTTTATTGAAGATAGGAAGTAATAAGAAAGACAATCCGCCCATTAAAACAATGATTGTGGTTTGCGAAGTCCAAAGAATCCAACCGAAAGTGGTACCAACGGTTGCAGAAATTCCGTAAAGCAATAAAACTTCAGAAATCATTAACGGAAAAGCTCCAAAACCACCGTTTGTGAAAGTTACAGCCAAACTTCCGACTACAAAAGAAACCATTACAACACCAAGTGAAATATCTGAAGTTTCTGCTAAAGCCAATGTTCCGAAGTAGAAAGTTAATACGTAAGAAATCCAAATGATTACGGTATGAAACAAAAATCCAAATCGGTTAGGCATTTTAAAAATACTTAAAACACCTTCGATCAAACCTTTGATTTTAGTTCGGATTAAAATAAAGAATTTCCATTTGGAATAAAACAAAAGATATATTCCGATGATTCCAAAAATCACTAAAACAGCTAAAAGTGTTAATAGTTTTTCGAATGGAATTTTTTCTAAAAGAAAATCTTTTAATTGGTTGTATTGTAAAAGAAATGCAGTTCCTACAAAAAGCAACAAACAAACCAAATCGATTAATCGTTCGGAAATGATGGTTCCAAAACTTTTATCGAACGAAATTTTTTGGTATTTCTGAAGCACCAATGCGCGCGAAACTTCGCCCGAACGTGGAACGGTTAAGTTTAATAAATATCCGATGGAAATCGCCATCAGATTATTTAAAAAATTAGATGAATATCCCAAATAATTTAAACCGTATTTCCATCGGTAAGCTCTTGAAAATAATCCAACTAACGAAAATACAGAAGATAAAATGATATAATTGTAATTAGCACCTTTGAAATAACTGGTCATTTCGGTTATTTGTTCGGGCGTAAATTTATTATATGCGTAAAAAACCAAAAAAACTCCCAACAAAAGTGGGAGTGATATATTTAATATTTTTTTTATTTGAGGACTCAAATTAAGTTAATGAGTTGTCGTTTTCGTTAGGAAATACGATTGAAGGCTTGAATGATTTAGCTTCTTCAAAATCCATAATTCCGTAAGAAATGATGATTACAATATCACCTTGATGTACTTTACGAGCTGCTGGTCCGTTTAAGCAAATTTCTCCGCTGTTACGAGTTCCCGGAATCGCATACGTTTCAAAACGTTCTCCATTGTTTACGTTAACAATAGAAACTTTTTCACCTTCGATAATATTTGAAGCTTCCATTAAAGCGGTGTCAATGGTAATACTTCCAATATAATTTAAATCGGCACCTGTAACTTTTACACGGTGGATTTTAGATTTTACTACTTCTACTTGCATAAGGCAAAGTTATAATTAATTTAATGAAATATTGTCTATTAATCGAACATTATCTAAATGAACAACTACAAAACCACGATATTTTGTGTTTTCTGTTTTTTCGATTGCTGTTTGTAAGGTTTTTTCGTCTGCGATTTCGAAATATTCTAATTCAAAATTCGAATGTTTTTTAAATTCATTCTCTACGAAATCAACAACTTCTTTGATTGATTTTGATTTGAATAAATTTTTAGCTTGCAACATAATTTGATTAATTAAAGTTGCTTCTTTTTTAGCTTCGTCAGAAAGTAATTCGTTTCGAGAGCTCATAGCTAAACCATCTTCTTGACGAAAAATCGGAACACCAACAATCTCTACCGGAAGTTTAAATTGTGTTGTCATGTTTCTAATAATTTGCAATTGTTGAAAATCTTTCTCGCCAAAATAAGCTTTATCGGCTTCAGTAATTTCAAAAAGTTTCTTTACAATCGTTCCAACACCGTTAAAATGACCTGGTCGGTTAGCACCTTCCATTTGGTTTTCTAAACCATCGTATTTAAAAATATCGGCAACAGCATTATCTGCATAAATATCTTCAACCGAAGGTGCGAAAACAATAATTTTGTCAGATAAACTTTCGATTAATTTAACATCTCTTTCTAAAGTTCTTGGATACTTTTCTAAGTCATTTGGATTGTTAAATTGCGTTGGATTGACAAAAATACTCACCACAACGATGTCATTTTGAGATAAAGCTTCTTGCATTAACGACAAATGACCCATGTGAATTGCTCCCATTGTTGGAACTAATCCGATGGTTTTACCTTTTGATTTTAAAGGACTTAAGTGTTCTTTAAGTGTAATTTGAGTAGTGTAAACTAACATCACATATGTTTTATAAGAGATGCAAAATTAGTATTTTAGATAATTATATCGACATTTTTTTGTAATTTTGTATGTTTTTACACAGAATATAATTAAATTCAAACACAATGAAAGACAAGAGGATATTATATGTATCATCTGAAGTAGTGCCATATTTACCAGAAAACGAGGTTTCTCAAATGTCGTTTGACACTCCGAAAATGATTAATGATTTAGGCGGGCAGATTAGAATTTTTATGCCAAGATACGGAAGTATTAATGAGAGAAGACATCAGTTACACGAAGTGATTAGATTATCTGGGATGAACTTGGTAATTAACGACATGGATATGCCTCTAATTATTAAGGTTGCTTCTATTCCGAAAGAAAGAATTCAGGTTTATTTTATCGATAATGACGAGTATTTTAAACGTAAACATACTTTTGTTGACGAAGAAAATATAATGTATGAAGATAATGACGAACGTGCGATTTTCTTTACAAAAGGAGTTGTTGAAACTGTTAAAAAGTTAAATTGGGTTCCGGATGTAATTCATGTGCAAGGATGGTTGGCGTCAATGTTACCATTATACATGAAAAAATACTATAAAGATGAAACGATTTTTGCTGATACAAAAATTGTAACTTCTGTATTTACAAAAACATTTGACCAAAAATTATCAGAAAACATGTATGATAAAGTTGCTTTCGATGGTTTTGAGTCTAGTGATATCGAAAATTTAAAAGAAGCTACTTTTGAAAATATTATGAAAAACGCTATCGATTTTTCAGATGGTGTTATTATTTCGTCTGAGAACATAACATCAGATTTAACAAATTATATAGAAACTTCAGGAAAACCTTTCTTACCTTTCACTCCGAAAGAGAAAATGTCAGAGATTTATACTGACTTTTATAGAAACAAAGTTTTATAAGAAATTATAGTTATGAAAAGAAAATCATTATTTGGAGTTGTAATTGCTACTGCTATTGCTGTTTTTACTCAATCATGTGACAGTGATTTTAATGAAATTGGTGCTGGAATATTTGGTGATGATGGGTTTGGTTTTGAATCTTATTCGGTTCAGAATTTAAATGCTTCAATTGTAAATACGGGTGAAGTAAGTACGAGAAATTTACCTGTTAATAATTTAGGTGTTTATAACGATGCTGTTTTTGGAAATACAACAGCTCATTTTGTTACACAATTAGAAATGAGTAAAGGTACTGAATTTACAAGTATTAGTAATAATCCTGTAATTGATTCTGTTTATGTTTATATTCCTTATAATAGTTCAATTGAAAATACAGATTCTGATGGTAATACAACTTATAAGTTAAATAACGTTTATGGAAATGGTACGTTTACATTAAACGTTTTTGAAAATGGTTACTTACTAAGAAATTTTGACCCAAATAATAATTTAGATACTCAAGAGTATTACTCTTCAGATAAATTACAGTTTGATTCTAATAAAAAAGGTATTGCTGGAGGAAGATTGAACAACTCGACAGCAACTGCTCAGAATACTAATTTTAAAATTAATGATCAAGAAATTCTTCTTTATAAATACGATAAAGATGGTGTAATTGTGAATGATTCAAATAATAATCCAACAGTTAAAGAGCGTAAAAAACCTGGTATTTGGTTGGATTTAGATAAAGCTTATTTTCAGAATGCATTTTTTGCTAACGACAAATACAAATCAATATTAAATAATACAGTACTTAAAGAATATTTCAGAGGACTTTATTTTAATGTTCAAGCAAATGGAAATCAAAATGCTTTAGCACAATTGAATATTGCTGGAGGAGAATTTGTTATTGTTTACAAAGGCGATAAATCTGCTACAGATATAACAAGAGAGCGTAAAACTGTAACTTTGAAAATGGGGTATTCTACCGATTTGAAAGCTTACGCAACAACGGTGAACTTAATCGAGAATGAAAATTCGGACGATTATAGTAATGCATTGACTTCGAATGTGTCGAACCCTTTGTGGATTAAAGGAAACAATGGTTCTATTGCGACAATTTCTCTTTTTGGAGCTGATGCTGATGGAAACGGTGTTGCTGATGAATTAGAAACAATAAAAGAAAATGACTGGTTAATCAATCAAGCTGTTTTGACGGTTTTTGTAGATAAATCAGTACAAACCAATAATACGGATTTTCAACCTAATCGTTTGATTGTTTATGATGCAAAAAACAATACAACATTAGTTGATTACAATACAGATGCTACTACAAGTCCAGTAAAAAATATTTATAATGGGATTATGGATATTTCAACTGATAACAATACAATAAAATATCGTTTTAGAATTA comes from Flavobacterium sp. I3-2 and encodes:
- a CDS encoding amino acid permease, which codes for MKDLKNQERHELKRGLSNRHIQLIALGGAIGTGLFLGIGPAAVLAGPSVILGYAFAGIIAFFIMRQLGEMVVEEPVSGSFSHFAYKYWGKFAGYSSGWNYWILYILVSMSELTAIGIYVQYWWPEIPLWASSSFFFVAITALNLGSVKMFGEAEFWFSIIKVVAIVAMIIFGCYLLISGTGGEQATIANLTNNGGFFPKGWFEKTESGYQGLLSVMAIIMFSFGGLELIGITAAEAENPEKNIPKATNQVIYRILIFYVGALIILFSLTPWTNITTETSPFVTVFDNLKGLHFNLFGNEISGTNLIANALNLIVLTAALSVYNSSVYSNSRMLYGLAEQGNAPKFLKYLNKNASPTRAIIVSSCFAGICIIINKFVPEHAFKILMSLVVSCLIINWVMISLTHIKFRNIKNKEAVKTKFPSFLFPISNYICIAFLVAILIIMYITGMKVSVILIPIWLAILFVSYKIVENNKSEKK
- a CDS encoding HAD family hydrolase, producing MKEYIKVIGFDADDTLFINEPYFDEAEEKFCALFEDFLSKQSISQILFQTQIDNLPFYGYGIKGYILSMIEAANKISDGKVSIKVTAKILEIGKNLLQKPIVLLDDIEETLKQLHGKYKLIVVTKGDLKDQHRKVSLSGLGPYFHHIEVLSEKEEIDYEKLLKRLDIDASEFLMIGNSLKSDVLPVLNIGGTAIHIPFHTTWAHERIDHEIVHDKFYTAITNADILPLLL
- a CDS encoding chloramphenicol acetyltransferase, with the protein product MKQIIDLENWNRKEHFEFFSAMEEPFYGVVTEVDVTIAYKEAKRKNISFFNYYLHKVLFAINETENFRLRIEDKQIVLHDEIDASATVMRADKTFGFSFMKYIADENEFSDYAIKEIERVQNTTGLLLKSNWKENIIHFSAVPFVNFSGLTHARSFTWPDSCPKISVGKVFERDGRKIFNIAVYVHHGLVDGYHIGLFLENLQNSLDK
- a CDS encoding SIMPL domain-containing protein (The SIMPL domain is named for its presence in mouse protein SIMPL (signalling molecule that associates with mouse pelle-like kinase). Bacterial member BP26, from Brucella, was shown to assemble into a channel-like structure, while YggE from E. coli has been associated with resistance to oxidative stress.) — encoded protein: MKNTYLLILLFFTTFIQAQNLQTSPFIEVIGTAEKEIIPNEIIFSITLKEQIDGRNKITIDEQETLFLNELKNQKIELTKLSLNNANAHQLRVRKKTNQLVTQKQFELKLNTIEEVNRALDAFDNANVKSFYIQEMTHSEIEMYRKEVKILALQAAKNKATYLLESINQKVGNALEIKENTDVYLSKAPEFMSNISVDTNENKNEIGFKPILLKFEIQAKFEIK
- the radA gene encoding DNA repair protein RadA, producing MAKVKTAFFCSSCGTQFSKWLGQCTACKQWNTIVEEVVQKEEKVAWQTKSTLGVKRASKPLLINEIDSSQEVRLNTLDGELNRVLGGGLVPGSMVLLGGEPGIGKSTLLLQLSLKLPYKVLYVSGEESQKQIKMRAERVNPNNTTCYILTETNTQNIFKQIEDIQPDVLIIDSIQTLHTDYIEASAGTISQIKETTAELIKFAKETSTPVILIGHITKDGNIAGPKILEHMVDTVLQFEGDRNHVYRILRALKNRFGSTAELGIYEMQGSGLREVSNPSEILLSHRQEELSGTAIASTLEGMRPLMIEVQALVSTAVYGTPQRSATGYNLKRLNMILAVLEKRAGFRLGMKDVFLNITGGISVDDPAIDLAVVVSILSSNEDDAVSKDFCFAGEVGLSGEIRPVNRVDQRIQEAEKLGFSKIYISKYNKITYQSKQIEVVLVSKIEDLVSALF
- a CDS encoding lysylphosphatidylglycerol synthase transmembrane domain-containing protein; the encoded protein is MSPQIKKILNISLPLLLGVFLVFYAYNKFTPEQITEMTSYFKGANYNYIILSSVFSLVGLFSRAYRWKYGLNYLGYSSNFLNNLMAISIGYLLNLTVPRSGEVSRALVLQKYQKISFDKSFGTIISERLIDLVCLLLFVGTAFLLQYNQLKDFLLEKIPFEKLLTLLAVLVIFGIIGIYLLFYSKWKFFILIRTKIKGLIEGVLSIFKMPNRFGFLFHTVIIWISYVLTFYFGTLALAETSDISLGVVMVSFVVGSLAVTFTNGGFGAFPLMISEVLLLYGISATVGTTFGWILWTSQTTIIVLMGGLSFLLLPIFNKNK
- the panD gene encoding aspartate 1-decarboxylase; this translates as MQVEVVKSKIHRVKVTGADLNYIGSITIDTALMEASNIIEGEKVSIVNVNNGERFETYAIPGTRNSGEICLNGPAARKVHQGDIVIIISYGIMDFEEAKSFKPSIVFPNENDNSLT
- the panC gene encoding pantoate--beta-alanine ligase, which gives rise to MLVYTTQITLKEHLSPLKSKGKTIGLVPTMGAIHMGHLSLMQEALSQNDIVVVSIFVNPTQFNNPNDLEKYPRTLERDVKLIESLSDKIIVFAPSVEDIYADNAVADIFKYDGLENQMEGANRPGHFNGVGTIVKKLFEITEADKAYFGEKDFQQLQIIRNMTTQFKLPVEIVGVPIFRQEDGLAMSSRNELLSDEAKKEATLINQIMLQAKNLFKSKSIKEVVDFVENEFKKHSNFELEYFEIADEKTLQTAIEKTENTKYRGFVVVHLDNVRLIDNISLN
- a CDS encoding glycogen/starch synthase is translated as MKDKRILYVSSEVVPYLPENEVSQMSFDTPKMINDLGGQIRIFMPRYGSINERRHQLHEVIRLSGMNLVINDMDMPLIIKVASIPKERIQVYFIDNDEYFKRKHTFVDEENIMYEDNDERAIFFTKGVVETVKKLNWVPDVIHVQGWLASMLPLYMKKYYKDETIFADTKIVTSVFTKTFDQKLSENMYDKVAFDGFESSDIENLKEATFENIMKNAIDFSDGVIISSENITSDLTNYIETSGKPFLPFTPKEKMSEIYTDFYRNKVL
- a CDS encoding DUF4270 domain-containing protein; the protein is MKRKSLFGVVIATAIAVFTQSCDSDFNEIGAGIFGDDGFGFESYSVQNLNASIVNTGEVSTRNLPVNNLGVYNDAVFGNTTAHFVTQLEMSKGTEFTSISNNPVIDSVYVYIPYNSSIENTDSDGNTTYKLNNVYGNGTFTLNVFENGYLLRNFDPNNNLDTQEYYSSDKLQFDSNKKGIAGGRLNNSTATAQNTNFKINDQEILLYKYDKDGVIVNDSNNNPTVKERKKPGIWLDLDKAYFQNAFFANDKYKSILNNTVLKEYFRGLYFNVQANGNQNALAQLNIAGGEFVIVYKGDKSATDITRERKTVTLKMGYSTDLKAYATTVNLIENENSDDYSNALTSNVSNPLWIKGNNGSIATISLFGADADGNGVADELETIKENDWLINQAVLTVFVDKSVQTNNTDFQPNRLIVYDAKNNTTLVDYNTDATTSPVKNIYNGIMDISTDNNTIKYRFRITNHVNNLIKRDSTNVVLGLAVTNDISLSTFNVLKNEKTSFNTKISKIPTGSVTSPFGTILYGPNHSDVSTRMKLDLFYTKKTN